GCCCGGTGCAGGGCCATCGCCTCGGGGGTGGTGTCGAGGTGGTGGAAGCCGTGGGCGCGTAGGTTCTCGTCGGCGGCCAGGGTCCATTCGACGGCCGCGGGGAGGATGAACTTCGGTACGAAGGTGGCCATCGCCACACCGCCGTTGGCAGGCAGCAGCGCCAGCACGTCGTCGGGGACGTTGCGCGGGTGGTCGCACACCGCCTGGGCGGAGGAGTGGGAGAAGACCACCGGCGCGACCGAGACGGCGAGGGCGTCCCGCATGGTCGTCGCGGCGACGTGCGAGAGGTCCACCAGCATGCCGACGCGGTTCATCTCGCGGACGACCTCGCGGCCGAAGCCGGTCAGGCCGCCGTGGCGGGGCTCGTCGGTCGCGGAGTCCGCCCAGTCGATGGTGTCGTTGTGCGTGAGCGTCATGTAGCGCACGCCCAGCCTGTGCAGGGCGCGCAGCGTGGCGAGGGAGTTGTTGATGGAGTGGCCGCCCTCGGCGCCCATCAGGGAGGCGATCCGGCCGGCGGTGCGGGCCTGCTCCATGTCGTCGGCCGTCAGTGCCCGCACGAGGTCGCCGGGGTAGCGGTCGATCAGCTGGCCGACGGCGTCGATCTGCTCCAGGGTGGCGCTGACGGCCTCGTCGCCCGCGTAGTCCGAGCGCACGTACACGGACCAGAACTGCGCCCCGACACCCCCGGCGCGCAGCCGGGGGATGTCGGTGTGCAGGTGGGCGGACTGGTCGCCCGCGATGTCCCGGCGCGCCAGGTCGTAGCGCACCTGTTGGCGCAGCGCCCAGGGCAGGTCGTTGTGACCGTCCACGACGGGGTGCTCGGCCAGCAGCTCGCGCGCCTCCGCCAGGCGCTGCGCCGCGCTCACTTGCCGAATCCGAAGGACTCCGTGTTCGCGACCTTGGTGCGCAGCCGCTTGCCCTTCTCGGTGGCCTGGTCGTTCAGCTCCTGCTGGAAGTCGCGCATCCGGGCCAGCAGCTCCGTGTCGTGGGCGGCCAGCATCCGTACGGCCAGCAGGCCGGCGTTGCGCGCTCCGGCGACGGAGACGGTGGCGACGGGGACGCCGGCGGGCATCTGGACGATCGACATCAGGGAGTCCATGCCGTCGAGGTACTTCAGCGGCACGGGTACGCCGATGACCGGGAGCGGGGTGACCGAGGCGAGCATGCCGGGCAGGTGGGCGGCTCCGCCGGCGCCCGCGATGATCGCCTTCAGGCCGCGTCCGGCGGCCTGCTCCCCGTACTCGATCATCTCGCGCGGCATCCGGTGGGCGGAGACGACGTCGACCTCGTAGGGGATCTCGAACTCGTCGAGGGCCTGGGCGGCGGCCTCCATCACGGGCCAGTCCGAGTCGGACCCCATGACGATGCCGATGACAGGACCTGCGGCGGTGGTGCTCATTCGGTGACCGTTCCTCTGAGGTAGTCGGCAGCGTGGCGTGCGCGCTCCAGCACATCGTCCAGGTCGTCGCCGTAGGTGTTGACGTGGCCGACCTTGCGGCCGTGTTTCACGTCCTTGCCGTACATGTGGATCTTGAGCTTGGGGTCGTGGGCCATGCAGTGCAGGTAGGCCGCGTACATGTCGGGGTAGTCCCCGCCCAGCACGTTCGCCATGACGGTCCACGTGGCGCGGGGGCGGGGGTCGCCCAGCGGGAGGTCCAGGACCGCGCGCACGTGGTTGGCGAACTGGGAGGTCACGGCCCCGTCCTGGGTCCAGTGGCCGCTGTTGTGCGGGCGCATCGCCAGTTCGTTGACGAGGATCCGGCCGTCGGTGGTCTCGAACAGCTCCACGGCCAGGTGGCCGGTCACGCCGAGTTCCTGCGCGATGCGCAGGGCGAGGGCCTGGGCCTCGCCGGCCAGGTCCTCGGGGAGGTCCGGGGCGGGAGCGATCACCGTGTCGCAGACCCCGTCCACCTGGCGGGATTCGACGACGGGGTAGGCGACGGCCTGCCCGTGCGGGGAGCGGACGATGTTCGCCGCGAGTTCGCGGACGAAGTCCACCTTCTCCTCGGCGAGGACGGGGACGCCCGCCTTGAAGGGGGCCTCGGCGTCCTGCGGGGTGCGGACGAACCACACCCCCTTGCCGTCGTAGCCGCCGCGCACGGTCTTGAGGATGACGGGGAAGCCGCCGACCTCGTCCGCGAAGGCGGTCACGTCGTCCGGATCGCTCACGATCCGGTGGCGGGGGCTGGGGGCGCCGATCTCGTCGAGCTTGGCGCGCATCACCCCCTTGTCCTGGGCGTGTACCAAGGCGTCGGGCCCCGGGCGGACGGGGATGCCGTCCGCTTCCAGGGCCCGCAGGTGCTCCGTGGGTACATGCTCGTGGTCGAAGGTGATCACGTCACAGCCGCGCGCGAAGGCGCGCAGCGTCTCCAGGTCGCGATAGTCGCCGATGACGACGTCGCTCACGACCTGGGCCGCCGAGTCCTGTGGTGTGTCACTGAGGAGCTTGAATCTGATGCCGAGGGGGATGCCCGCCTCGTGGGTCATGCGGGCGAGCTGACCGCCGCCGACCATGCCGACTACCGGGAACGTCACTCCTCCAGGGTATCCGCCGGTATTGCGCCATCCGGACCTGGCCCCGGAGGGTGTCCTGGCGCGATCTGCCGGGTGTGCCGTGCGTCGCAGGGCGCCGGAAGGCACAGACGGAGTACCGGGGGGACACTTAGCATGGGTGGGTTGACGGAGAACACCGGACGCCCCGTGAGGGGGCGGTGACCGACAGGACTGGCCTACTGATGAGCACGCAGGGCGGATCTGTCCTCGAACGTCTACGCGGCCTCGTGCGAGAGGTCGCCAAGTTCGGGGCGGTCGGCGGCCTGGGTGTCCTGGTCAACCTGGGAGTCTTCAACCTGATCCGCCACACCACCGACCTGCAGGTGGTGCGCGCGAGCGTGATAGCCACGGTGGTGGCCATCACGACGAACTACCTCGGCTTCCGCTACTTCGCCTACCGGGACCGTGCCCAGAGCGGCCGGACCCGTGAGATGGCCCTGTTCGCCGCTTTCAGCGGGGTCGGCCTGGTCATCGAGAACGGCGTGCTCTACACGGCGACCTACGGCTTCGGCTGGGACGGGCCGCTCGCGAGCAACGTGTTCAAGTTCATCGGCATCGGCATCGCCACCGTCTTCCGCTTCTGGTCGTACCGGACCTGGGTCTTCAAGGCCCTGCCGCCGGCCGCTCCGCCCGCGGCGGCCGAACCGGCGCAGGGGCCGCCGCCCCGGCCGGAGCGCCGGTCCGAGCCGCGGCCGGAGCCGGAGCCCGCGAACAAGTGACGCTCAGCGGACGGTCTTCTCGGCCCGCGCCGGTTCCGGGGCCGTGCGGCTGAGGAACAGCGCGAACACCGGGGGCTGCGTCTGGAGCAGTTCCAGACGGCCGCCGTCGGCCTCGGCGAGGTCCCGGGCGACCGCGAGGCCGATCCCGGTGGAGTTGCGGCCGCTGATGGCACGCTCGAAGATCCGGTTGCCGAGGTCCGGGGGGACGCCCGGTCCCTCGTCGGTGACTTCCAGCACCGCCTGGTTGCCGATCACCCTGGTGCGCAGGGCGACGGTGCCGCCACCGTGCATCAGGGCGTTCTCCACCAGGGTGGCCAGTACCTGGGAGACCGCGCCGGGGGTGCCGACGGCCCGTACGCCCTGCTTCCCGGAGCGCACGATGGCCCGGCCGGCGCTGCGGTAGGCGGGCCGCCACTCCTCGATCTGCTGTTTGACGACCTCGTCGAGGTCGAAGGGGACGGCGGAGCCGGTACGGGGATCCCGCGAGTTCGTCAGGAGCCGCTGCACGACGTCCGTCAGCCGCTCGACCTGGGTCAGGGCGATCGTCGCCTCCTCCCGTACGGTCTCCAGGTCCTCGGTGACCGTGATCTCCTCCAGGCGCATCGACAGCGCCGTGAGCGGGGTGCGCAGCTGGTGGGAGGCGTCCGCGGCGAGGCGCCGTTCGGCGGTGAGCATCCGGCCGATCCGCTCGGCGCTGGCGTCGAGCACGTCGGCGACCCGGTCGAGCTCGGGTACCCCGTACCGCTTGTGGCGGGGCCGCGGGTCGCCCGAGCCGAGCCGTTCGGCGGTCTCGGCGAGGTCGGTGAGCGGGGAGGCCAGCCGGTTGGCCTGCCGTACGGCGAGGAGTACGGCGGCCACGACGGCCAGCAGGGCCACCGCTCCGACGACGGCCAGGGTCCGTACGACCTCCCTGGTCACGGTGGAGCGGGCCTCCTCCACGACGACGGTCTCGCCCTGCTCGCCGCGTGCGGTGCCGCGTACGACGCTGTCGGGGATCGACGCGCCGACCTCGACGGCCGGCTGCCCGGGGACGGCGATGCGGGCGTAGTGGCCGGCGTCGAGCAGTTCGGCGAGGGCTGCGGGGTCGACGGGCTTCTTCTCCAGGACGTTCGCCTCGACGACGCCCACCAGCCGCAGCGCCTCGGACTCGACCCGGTCCTGGGCGCTGCTGGTGATGGTCCGGGTCTCCACGATGACGAGGGAGACGCCGAAGACGGCGATCACGACGAGCACCACGGCGAGCGTGGACTGGATGAGGCGGCGGCGCATGAGGTGGGTCCCTGAGACTGGGGGGTGTCCGGCGGATCAGGGGCGGACAGCCCCTAGCTCTTCTCGAAGCGGAAGCCGACGCCTCGGACGGTGGCGATGTAGCGGGGGTTGGCGGCGTCGTCGCCCAGCTTCTTGCGCAGCCAGGAGATGTGCATGTCGAGGGTCTTGGTGGAGGACCACCAGGTGGTGTCCCAGACCTCGCGCATGAGCTGGTCGCGGGTGACGACCCGGCCCGCGTCGCGTACCAGGACGCGCAGCAGGTCGAACTCCTTGGCGGTGAGCTGGAGCTCCTCCTCGCCCATCCAGGCGCGGTGCGACTCGACGTCGATGCGGACGCCGTGGGTGGCGGGGGGCTGGGCGGTTTCGTTGGCGCCGCGCCGGAGCAGGGCGCGGACGCGGGCCAGGAGTTCGGCCAGGCGGAAGGGCTTGGTGACGTAGTCGTCGGCGCCGGCGTCGAGGCCGACGACCGTGTCGACCTCGTCCGCGCGGGCGGTGAGGACCAGGATCGGGAAGCCGTGGCCTTCGGCGCGCAGCCGGCGGGCCACTTCGAGTCCGTCCATGCCCGGCAGGCCCAGGTCCAGGACGACGAGGTCGACGCCGCCCTGCAGTCCCGCGTCCAGCGCGGCGGGGCCGTCCTCCCGGACCTCGACCTCGTACCCCTCCCGGCGCAGGGCGCGGGCCAGGGGCTCCGAGATGGATGCGTCGTCCTCGGCGAGCAGTACACGCGTCATGTGGGTGATGGTAGTGCGCGGCGACCTGATCGAGAGGCCTGCCTGCGGACCCCTTCCTATCTGGGCTTATGAACCGCCGAGCGCCTTCGAATATGGTCGAACGGTTCCCGGCTTGCCTTGTGATCCATCTCTCAAGTCCTTTCATATGCCGCAGTGTCGTGTCGTATGGTGGCGAGACGCCTGATGCAATACCTCAGGGACCTTTGTGCCGAAAACCAGCGCATAGGTCTCTATTTCTGTCCGGAACCGGACGGGCGGTCCTGTCGAGGACCGACCGGTACGTCCGCTGGTGCCGGCCACCCCCCACCGGGCGCGGATGGGCTCACAAAGCCGAAGCGTCCCGAGCAAGCAAGGATCGACCATGGCTTCCAGCCTGACGACGGCCTCGCCGAGCCCCGCTCACGAGAAGACCGTCCTCGGCCACCCGATCGGCCTGGCCACGCTGTTCCTGACCGAGATGTGGGAGCGCTTCTCCTACTACGGCATGCGTGCGCTTCTCGTCCTGTACCTGGTCTCCGGCGGCGTTGACGCCGCGACCGGCAGCCAGGGCGGCGGTCTCGGCTTCACCGCCGCGACGGCCACGGCGATCTACTCCGTCTACGTGGCCATGGTCTACCTCATGGCCATGCCCGGCGGCTGGTTCGGCGACCGTGTCTGGGGCGCCCGCAAGACGGTCGCCATCGCGAGCTTCGTCATCATGGCGGGCCACGTGGCGCTGGCCGTCCCCGGCCAGCTCGCGTTCTTCCTCGGTCTGCTGCTGGTCGCGGTCGGCTCCGGTCTGCTGAAGGCCAACATCTCCACGATGGTCGGCCACCTGTACAAGGACGCGGACGACCCGCGCCGTGACAGCGGCTTCACGATCTTCTACATCGGCATCAACGTGGGTGCCCTCCTCGCCCCGATCGGCATCGGCATGGTCGGCGAGCTGGTGAACTGGCACCTCGGCTTCGCGCTGGCCGCCGTGGGCATGGGCATCGGCCTCGCGATCTTCCTGCTCGCGGGCCGCACGCTGAGCCCGAAGAGCAGCCTGGTCCCGAACCCGCTGAGCGCCGCCGAGCGCAAGGCCGTGATCACCAAGGTCGTCGCCGTCCTGGCCGTCGTCGCCGTCTTCTACGGCGCCGTGGTCGCGGCGGACATGTTCACCATCAAGTGGGCGCTGTACCCGATCACCATCGCCGGTCTGATCATCCCGGTGGCCGTCCTCGTCCGGATCAAGCGGGACAAGGACCTGTCCTCCGTCGAGCAGACCCGGATGAGTGCCTACATCTGGTTCTTCGTGGCCGCCGCCGTCTTCTGGATGATCTACGACCAGGGCGGTTCGACGCTCTCGCTGTTCGGTGACAAGAACTCCGAGCGGGCCCTGTTCGGCTGGGAAGTCCCCACCACCATCTTCCAGTCGCTGAACCCGCTCTTCGTGGTGGCCCTGGCCCCGGTCTTCGCCGCCGCGTGGGTGGCGCTGGCCCGCCGCAACCGCGAGCCCAGCACCATCGTGAAGTTCTCGGTGGCCCTGGTCATCGTCGGTGCCTCGTTCTTCGTCTTCGCCATTCCGCTGAGCCAGACCGCCGGCAACGACACCAAGGTCACCATGTGGTGGCTGGTGCTCATCTTCCTGATGCACACCATCGCCGAGCTGTGCCTCTCCCCCGTCGGCCTGTCGGTCACGACGAAGATGGCGCCGCAGAAGTACGCCTCGCAGATGATGGGCGTCTGGTTCCTGGCCGTCACCGCCGGTGACTGCGTGACCGGTCTGCTCGGTCTGGCGGAGGTCCGGATGAACGGCGTCGGCGTGATCCTCTTCCAGGCGTTCGCCGCCGTCGCCGCCGGTGGCGCGATCTTCATGTACCGCAAGAAGGTCAACGCGCTGATGGGCGACGTCAACTGACGCGTCCCGCCCCGTGGTAGGCAGCGGCCCGGCACACCGGATGGTGTGCCGGGCCGCCCGCGTGTCAGCGCCTGGTGCCGCGCAGGCGGCGCCACGGCGTGAAGGTGAACACCGCGCCGCCGAGCAGGATCACCGTGCCGGCGACGAGGGCGAGGGCCTTGACGCCGCCCCCGTCCTCCGCACCGGTATCGGCGAGGCCGCCCGAGGTGGTGCTGCCGCCGGTGGTGGTCGGGGAGCCGGAGCCGCCCGGCTGGGCGGTGGTGTCCAGTTCCAGCGAGACGCCGCTGCTGGTCGCCTTGCAGGGGACGTTGATCGGGGTGGAGCCGGGCGCCATGGTGACGTCGATCGTCAGCTGGTCCGGACTGAGCGTCACCTTGCCGGACTTGCCGGGCTTGTAGGTGCCGGTCATGTCGCTGAGGCTGACCGGGGCCTTGTCCGGGATCGGCTCGGCGTTGGCCGGGCCGGAGACCTTGACCGTGCCGCTGTCCGCGCCGCCGAGCTTCACGTCCATCGAGGGCTTGAGGGCTCCGGCGGGCAGCGCCATCGGGGCGGCCATCGCGCCCTTGGCGGTCTTGACGGTGAGGTCGTAGCTGCCGCCGTTCTTCTTCGCGTTGATCGTGACCGGGGTCTTGATGCCGCCCGGGACGACCGCGCCGCAGTCGAAGGACACCTCGACCGCCTTGCCCGGGAAGTCGCTCTGGCCTCCTCCGCCCCCGCTGCCGCTGCCGCCCGAGGTGGTGGTGGAGCCGCCGGCGCCCCCGGTCGCCGTGCCGCCGGTCGCCGTACCGCCGCTGGTGGTGCCACCCGTCGTCGTACCGCCCGTGGTGGTGCCGCCGCTGGATCCGGCCGTGACGTCGATGACGGCGCCGCCCTTGACCTCTCCGACCGGGGCGCACTTGGTGACGAAGGTGCCGAAGGGGAAGGAGACGGCGACGTCGTACTTGCCGGGCGTCAGGCTGACCTTGCCGGCCTTGGTGAGCTTCAGCTTGCCCTTCATCGTGGACATCCGCATGGGTGCCTTCTTGGGGATCGGCGGGTTCTTCTTCTCCCCGACGACCTTCAGCTCCCCGCCCCCGCCCCCGACCGTGATCCAGCCGGTGGGCTGGACGGAGTCCTGCGGGATGTCCATCAGGTCGGTGTTGTTCGAGGCCGGCTTGACCGTCTCCCAGGACACCTCGACCTCGTCGCCGACCTTGGCCGTGGCCGGCGCGGTGACCCTGGCGGTGGTTTCGCCCTCCACCGGGGAGCCGCCGCCGGCCGGCGGCACGCACCTGACCTTGAACGTGGCCTCGGCGGCCTGGGCGGTAGGAGCCGTGATGGCGAGGCCCGCGCCGCCGAGCAGCAGCGCGACCAGGGCCGCGCTCACCCTCCGTCGGTTCTTCACGATGGTCCCTTCGTCGTCGAACGGTTCTCAGACGGTGCGGACGTCTGCGGTGCTGTCTCCGGCGCGCTGTCCGGGGTGAACCACGGCAGGACCGCCGTGGTGGTCTCGGGGGGCCGCGCCGGGCTCCCGGCGGAGCCCGGCCCGGGCAGCCGGGCCGTCACGGCGGCCTCGGCTTCGGCGGGCCGCCGGCCGCGGTGGCGGCCGGCGCCGTGCCCGGTGCGCGGCCGGACCCTGTCGACGACGGCCATGCCGGTACGGAAGAGGGCGGCCGGGACCACCACCAGGAGCAGGCCCCAGAACAGCAGGACCCCGTACGGGCGGGCCACGCCCCAGGGCTGGGTGGCCAGGACGGTCTCGCCGTACTTGAGGGAGACCGTGTAGTCGCCGTGGGCGCCCCCGGGGAGGGTCACGTCGAGTGCGATCTCCGCCTTGCCGCCGGGTGGGATGGTGCCCTTCCAGCGGGCCTCCTCCCACAGCGGGGCGAACACGCCGTGGGCG
This DNA window, taken from Streptomyces sp. TN58, encodes the following:
- a CDS encoding response regulator transcription factor, translated to MTRVLLAEDDASISEPLARALRREGYEVEVREDGPAALDAGLQGGVDLVVLDLGLPGMDGLEVARRLRAEGHGFPILVLTARADEVDTVVGLDAGADDYVTKPFRLAELLARVRALLRRGANETAQPPATHGVRIDVESHRAWMGEEELQLTAKEFDLLRVLVRDAGRVVTRDQLMREVWDTTWWSSTKTLDMHISWLRKKLGDDAANPRYIATVRGVGFRFEKS
- a CDS encoding 5-(carboxyamino)imidazole ribonucleotide synthase; this translates as MTFPVVGMVGGGQLARMTHEAGIPLGIRFKLLSDTPQDSAAQVVSDVVIGDYRDLETLRAFARGCDVITFDHEHVPTEHLRALEADGIPVRPGPDALVHAQDKGVMRAKLDEIGAPSPRHRIVSDPDDVTAFADEVGGFPVILKTVRGGYDGKGVWFVRTPQDAEAPFKAGVPVLAEEKVDFVRELAANIVRSPHGQAVAYPVVESRQVDGVCDTVIAPAPDLPEDLAGEAQALALRIAQELGVTGHLAVELFETTDGRILVNELAMRPHNSGHWTQDGAVTSQFANHVRAVLDLPLGDPRPRATWTVMANVLGGDYPDMYAAYLHCMAHDPKLKIHMYGKDVKHGRKVGHVNTYGDDLDDVLERARHAADYLRGTVTE
- the purE gene encoding 5-(carboxyamino)imidazole ribonucleotide mutase; amino-acid sequence: MSTTAAGPVIGIVMGSDSDWPVMEAAAQALDEFEIPYEVDVVSAHRMPREMIEYGEQAAGRGLKAIIAGAGGAAHLPGMLASVTPLPVIGVPVPLKYLDGMDSLMSIVQMPAGVPVATVSVAGARNAGLLAVRMLAAHDTELLARMRDFQQELNDQATEKGKRLRTKVANTESFGFGK
- a CDS encoding ATP-binding protein; protein product: MRRRLIQSTLAVVLVVIAVFGVSLVIVETRTITSSAQDRVESEALRLVGVVEANVLEKKPVDPAALAELLDAGHYARIAVPGQPAVEVGASIPDSVVRGTARGEQGETVVVEEARSTVTREVVRTLAVVGAVALLAVVAAVLLAVRQANRLASPLTDLAETAERLGSGDPRPRHKRYGVPELDRVADVLDASAERIGRMLTAERRLAADASHQLRTPLTALSMRLEEITVTEDLETVREEATIALTQVERLTDVVQRLLTNSRDPRTGSAVPFDLDEVVKQQIEEWRPAYRSAGRAIVRSGKQGVRAVGTPGAVSQVLATLVENALMHGGGTVALRTRVIGNQAVLEVTDEGPGVPPDLGNRIFERAISGRNSTGIGLAVARDLAEADGGRLELLQTQPPVFALFLSRTAPEPARAEKTVR
- a CDS encoding GtrA family protein; protein product: MSTQGGSVLERLRGLVREVAKFGAVGGLGVLVNLGVFNLIRHTTDLQVVRASVIATVVAITTNYLGFRYFAYRDRAQSGRTREMALFAAFSGVGLVIENGVLYTATYGFGWDGPLASNVFKFIGIGIATVFRFWSYRTWVFKALPPAAPPAAAEPAQGPPPRPERRSEPRPEPEPANK
- a CDS encoding dipeptidase; this encodes MSAAQRLAEARELLAEHPVVDGHNDLPWALRQQVRYDLARRDIAGDQSAHLHTDIPRLRAGGVGAQFWSVYVRSDYAGDEAVSATLEQIDAVGQLIDRYPGDLVRALTADDMEQARTAGRIASLMGAEGGHSINNSLATLRALHRLGVRYMTLTHNDTIDWADSATDEPRHGGLTGFGREVVREMNRVGMLVDLSHVAATTMRDALAVSVAPVVFSHSSAQAVCDHPRNVPDDVLALLPANGGVAMATFVPKFILPAAVEWTLAADENLRAHGFHHLDTTPEAMALHRAFEEARPRPVATAATVADHLDHMREVAGIDHIGIGGDYDGTAFTPSGLDDVAGYPNLVAELLARGWSKADLAKLTWSNAVRALRDAEAVARDLSATRGPSNAVIQHGGRDAR
- a CDS encoding peptide MFS transporter; its protein translation is MASSLTTASPSPAHEKTVLGHPIGLATLFLTEMWERFSYYGMRALLVLYLVSGGVDAATGSQGGGLGFTAATATAIYSVYVAMVYLMAMPGGWFGDRVWGARKTVAIASFVIMAGHVALAVPGQLAFFLGLLLVAVGSGLLKANISTMVGHLYKDADDPRRDSGFTIFYIGINVGALLAPIGIGMVGELVNWHLGFALAAVGMGIGLAIFLLAGRTLSPKSSLVPNPLSAAERKAVITKVVAVLAVVAVFYGAVVAADMFTIKWALYPITIAGLIIPVAVLVRIKRDKDLSSVEQTRMSAYIWFFVAAAVFWMIYDQGGSTLSLFGDKNSERALFGWEVPTTIFQSLNPLFVVALAPVFAAAWVALARRNREPSTIVKFSVALVIVGASFFVFAIPLSQTAGNDTKVTMWWLVLIFLMHTIAELCLSPVGLSVTTKMAPQKYASQMMGVWFLAVTAGDCVTGLLGLAEVRMNGVGVILFQAFAAVAAGGAIFMYRKKVNALMGDVN